A portion of the Maylandia zebra isolate NMK-2024a linkage group LG9, Mzebra_GT3a, whole genome shotgun sequence genome contains these proteins:
- the tfr1b gene encoding transferrin receptor 1b encodes MDQMRLAFNGVIRSVRYSRFPLQPTENGERHLEVKLSEDGTEEFTDVEAEGSPSFRPAPQNYSRCSIAFLLLGTLLILIVGYLVGYISHSKPKVELLNCSPVTQAPVAQPAEVEMDFKNISQLLARKMTREAFQKTLGDFENPGCSAGSDKDMSLANSIFDEFKKLEMDPWTDIHDVQLPIPDSQNPNKVQFGSEDFSLTGYLAYSATDRVQGKLVYGNYGRKEDLDIVNKNKVELKGCVLLVRAGKISFAEQVANAADRGASAVLIYPDEADYNYVADTVLYGHVHLGSGDPYTPGFPSFNHTQFPPTRSSGLPKIPAQTITRSVAVKLLQKIGGPEPDETSGFKGGFKQVSYRLGGVENITVEVNNKLVNKEIHNVFGVIKGFDDPDRYIVLGAQRDAWGSGYARATVGTSVLVQLAKAFREMVENDGFRPKRSLVFASWSAGEYGSVGATEWLEGYMASIDKKVFTYISLDGVVMGKGGFMASASPLLYSLLETTMKEVNSPVGAGTVYNMAGETMWEANVMRPMTIDDPAYPFLAFSGIPSVSFHFIKPNSEVYTYYGTQLDTMDQLNYETNNQTNEITAIAAQFAGQMALHLVHDHLLSLDVNRYSKTLTKAVAGVYKHIRLLSQDLSPSWLNRARGSFQRAASNLYNDIANTNLDDKEACRILNNRIMMVEHSLLSPYVSPVKVPFRHLLFGRGSHTLASIAETTDVDELHTQLALATWNLQGCANAMVGNIWDLDEEI; translated from the exons ATGGATCAGATGAGATTGGCGTTTAACGGCGTG ATTAGAAGTGTGCGTTACAGCAGGTTCCCCCTGCAGCCCACAGAGAATGGAGAAAGGCATCTGGAGGTCAAACTGTCTGAAGATGGCACTGAGGAGTTTACAGACGTGGAGGCCGAGGGCTCACCAAGCTTCAGGCCGGCACCTCAAAATTATAGCCGGTGTTCCATTGCCTTCCTGCTCCTGGGAACCCTGCTGATATTGATCGTTG GCTATCTGGTTGGTTATATCAGTCACAGTAAACCTAAAGTGGAGTTGCTGAACTGCAGCCCAGTGACACAAGCTCCGGTTGCACAACCTGCAGAGGTTGAGATGGACTTCAAGAACATCTCTCAACTTCTTGCGAGGAAAATGACCAGGGAGGCCTTTCAAAAGACTCTAGG GGACTTTGAAAATCCCGGGTGTTCAGCAGGAAGTGATAAAGACATGAGTTTGGCAAACAGCATCTTTGATGAATTCAAGAAACTAGAGATGGATCCCTGGACAGACATCCACGATGTTCAGCTGCCGATCCCAGACAG CCAGAATCCAAACAAGGTTCAGTTTGGTTCAGAAGATTTCAGCCTTACTGGGTATCTGGCCTACAGCGCTACAGACAGAGTTCAG GGCAAACTTGTGTACGGCAACTATGGGCGTAAAGAGGACCTGGATATCGTGAATAAAAATAAGGTTGAGTTAAAAGGCTGCGTGCTGCTCGTCCGTGCTGGAAAGATCAGTTTTGCAGAGCAG GTGGCCAATGCTGCAGATAGAGGGGCGTCTGCTGTTCTGATCTACCCCGATGAAGCTGATTACAATTATGTAGCTGACACTGTGCTCTATGGACAT GTCCATCTGGGCTCAGGTGACCCCTACACCCCTGGATTCCCCTCCTTTAACCACACCCAGTTTCCCCCAACTCGGTCATCTGGCCTCCCCAAAATCCCAGCCCAGACTATCACCCGCAGTGTTGCTGTAAAACTTCTTCA GAAAATTGGTGGTCCTGAACCAGATGAAACAAGTGGTTTTAAAGGTGGATTCAAGCAAGTGTCTTACAGGCTGGGAGGCGTTGAGAACATCACTGTTGAGGTCAACAATAAGCTGGTGAACAAGGAGATCCATAATGTGTTTGGGGTGATCAAAGGATTTGATGATCCTG ATCGCTACATTGTACTGGGAGCTCAGAGGGATGCCTGGGGTAGCGGCTACGCCAGAGCCACTGTTGGCACCTCAGTACTGGTGCAGCTGGCCAAAGCTTTCCGTGAAATGGTCGAGAATG ATGGGTTCAGGCCCAAGAGAAGCCTGGTGTTTGCGAGCTGGAGTGCAGGAGAATATGGAAGTGTTGGCGCTACAGAGTGGCTGGAG GGTTATATGGCCTCTATTGACAAAAAAGTGTTCACCTACATAAGCCTGGATGGGGTTGTCATGG GTAAGGGGGGCTTTATGGCCTCAGCAAGTCCACTGCTCTACAGCCTCCTTGAGACCACGATGAAAGAG GTTAATAGTCCTGTTGGTGCTGGCACGGTGTACAACATGGCAGGAGAAACAATGTGGGAGGCTAATGT AATGAGACCGATGACAATAGATGACCCAGCCTATCCCTTCTTGGCTTTCTCTGGAATTCCCTCAGTCTCCTTTCACTTCATCAAACCAAAT TCTGAGGTCTACACTTATTATGGCACTCAATTGGACACCATGGACCAACTTAACTATGAAACCAACAATCAAACCAACGAGATCACGGCGATAGCAGCGCAGTTTGCTGGTCAGATGGCCCTGCACCTGGTTCACGACCACCTGCTGAGCTTGGATGTGAACCGGTACAGCAAAACTCTCACCAAGGCTGTGGCGGGCGTCTACAAACACATCCGGCTGCTCTCGCAG GATTTGAGTCCCAGCTGGTTGAACCGTGCACGAGGCTCCTTCCAGCGTGCTGCCAGTAACCTCTACAATGACATTGCCAACACCAACTTGGATGACAAAGAAGCCTGTCGAATCCTCAACAACAGGATCATGATG GTTGAGCACAGCCTCCTCTCCCCATACGTCTCACCTGTTAAGGTTCCCTTCCGTCACCTACTGTTTGGCCGAGGCTCCCACACTCTGGCGTCCATTGCTGAGACTACTGACGTGGATGAACTCCACACCCAGCTGGCCTTAGCCACCTGGAACTTGCAGGGATGTGCCAATGCCATGGTGGGAAACATCTGGGACCTCgatgaagaaatttaa